AAGTCAactatattaaactaaaaagtgtaacaaatacaaaaaattatgtcaactacaaaacaaaacataaaaacaataatcaatGCTCTGTGCGCCGTCTCTGTCGAGCCCTGACACTTCCATCTGCACTGGCACCCCCTCTAGCGACCGTGAGGCAATCCTGCATAATATCATGTAACTTTGTATCTGCAGTGAccatcctaaggttgagcacacgctccaacctaTCCGTGATCGCCTCATAGCCGTCATAATCATCCGGTGACagtcattaaaaacatttattataaaatttaaaataaataacaactcattaaacattaaacgcgcaaaTAATCTTACCACTGCATGTGGAGGGGCGTCAAATGCCATTGGAACCTGTGGGATGGGCGGCTGCATGTACTCCTCAGGGTCTGCGGCAGGTGCATGTCTGGGCTGGTCACCTGCCTGGGTCGGTATCATGAATGGGTGAGATATCCGaaaaaaccactccatgtaatACGCAGATACCTGCCCAGACATTACACAAAGCTCACCCACAGCTAGTACGTGGTCCGCGAAAtgcatccacctgtcatctatATCATTATATGACAATGAAGCGCTAACAAGCGGTGGAGGGATGCTCTGAATGTAACCAAACTGTCGTAGCACCCTCTCCGGTCGAGCTGTGACCATCATAGGACCCCATCTCAGTTGACCCTGGAATGATGAAATCAGCTCAAAGCCCTTAACCCCTCGATGCTCAGTGTAAGGCAACCAGCACACATCTGTGACCGTCAAAGCATCACAACAAGCCTAGTACGGTGCTCCTGTAATTCCCTTCATATGCGCCTTCGACGTCAGCCACcgggaagcacgtggggacgtctcctggtaTGCATCATCTGTAACGCACTGATGCACGCTAGGAAAGTGCTCATAGATCTAGCACTACAAAAAAatgaggttaacataacataaaaacatgtttaaatcataattcaacgtaacatatttaaaaacacaaaatttacctgtaATAAAGTCAGGTATCCCGCAATCTGTCGTGTAGTGGTCCTAGAAGCTtcatctaactggtcatacatatgaaccagcgcgGCAACTTCCTAGGCATAACCACCACTCTGACCCAGGTCGTGAAAAGCCTCTAGATGCACCACATGAACAtatgttgcactcttgttagcaaaaagagtgcaaccaacCAAGTGCAGCAGATAAGCACGAGCTGCTACAATCCACCACCGGGCCTCACATCTCATCTCATAGATGTCTCAAACCCATCCCAGCCGTACATATGCCCCTCGTGATCGTGTTGTCTCGGCTCTAGTCTCCTCGGCAGACACCTCAAGCAACTCGGTCAACAAAAATATCGCCCCGTCCACAGAAAGAGCATGAAAGCTGTGGAACGTGCCACTGATAGGCAAATGGAGGAGTGACGACACATCATCCAGTGTGATCGTCAACTCTCCTACTGAAAGGTGGAAGGTACTGGTCTCgctgtgccacctctccacaaatgcggatataagtccaggatAACCAGTTACAACTGAACACCCGATCaatggacttaatcctgtggcacCAACCAGTCCTTCAATCTTAGGCACTGACCTCCCAATTAATGTCACTGTCCTCCCGTGCGACACCAACTTCAACTCACAacgttcctgatttgaagtacaaattattcaattataaaaaaaattaatgacaaaaaaatcaacaatgaaaaaataattaacaaattaaaatacatgtccACTCCAAATGGCGTGTGCAACATGGTCCGCAAATGATGTCAGCACTGATGGGTCACGTGGCCCACCTGGGAATCCCTCAACATCATCAGCATGTGACCCCTCAGCACCATCATCACCCTGTACGTCCGCAGTCATCTCAGGTGCATCCTCAGCCATATCAGGGACATCCTCAGTCATGTGAGGAACATCCTCAGTCATCTGATGAACCCGTTGCCTACGGGCTGATGCATTAGGCCTACGCCTCTCCGGAACATCAACTGCATCATGTTCATCCTGTCTATCTCTGCCTATAACTTTACCTAtagcacgacctaaacctcgtgttctaaccatgatctgcaaatcatgtggaacacatatttttttcggtcaaaacatacacaactttctttataaaaataaaacaagtttatttataaaaaaaataagactaatttaaataaaattatttcaaaacacacaacataatttataaaaaaataaacaacttcatttataaaaaagaacacaactaatgtaaaaataattaattagtaaacatccacaacttcatttataaaaaaaacacaactaatgtaaaaataattaattagtaaacatccacaacttaatttataaaaaaacaacaacttcatttataaaaaaaaacacaaataatgtaaaaataattaattagtaaacatccacaatttaatttataataaaaaaacaactttatttataaaaaaaaacacaactaatttaaaaataaataattagtaaacatacacaactaaaattatatataaaaataaaacaaaaatggaagaaaaaattttcaaaacatacacaacttaatctatatcatttataaaaaaattataattttaaaaaaatattccaaaacacacacaacttaatttataaaaataaaaaactttattta
This region of Glycine max cultivar Williams 82 chromosome 7, Glycine_max_v4.0, whole genome shotgun sequence genomic DNA includes:
- the LOC106799252 gene encoding protein MAIN-LIKE 1-like, whose product is MTEDVPHMTEDVPDMAEDAPEMTADVQGDDGAEGSHADDVEGFPGGPRDPSVLTSFADHVAHAIWSGHERCELKLVSHGRTVTLIGRSVPKIEGLVGATGLSPLIGCSVVTGYPGLISAFVERWHSETSTFHLSVGELTITLDDVSSLLHLPISGTFHSFHALSVDGAIFLLTELLEVSAEETRAETTRSRGAYVRLGWV